The Vidua macroura isolate BioBank_ID:100142 chromosome 29, ASM2450914v1, whole genome shotgun sequence genome segment gggtCCGGGTGTGTCCCCATCCCGCCTGGGCAAGCTCCGGCTGGGTCGGGAAATGATCCCAGTTCCAGCTCCTCTTTGTTTCCCAACGCCTTGGCCCCCGGCCGGCCGCTCCCCACGCCACCCCCCGCGGGGTCCCCGTTTGCCAGGCCTGGTCCTGGAGACCTCCACGGTGGCCCAAGGCTTTGGCTctgggggcacacctggctgGGGTCGGTTTTCTGACTGTCCCTGAGAGCAGCAcgtcctggggctgctcctggttACAGGACCCCCGAGCCTGAAGCCCGGTGTGTGACAGGGGTGAACTCTGCCCCGAGCTGAGCCTGGCACCTCCGGGTGTGGGCTGCGCAACCCCCGGGCAGCAACTGCCACATGTGCCCAACTGGGACAGGGCCACCGGGCAGGCAGGGCCACCTGCACGTGTTCTGGCTTCTTGGTGCCCCCAAATGCCAGCGGGGCAGGACAGGGCGTGGGGGTGATGCACGAGTGGGCAGCCTCATGTGCCCACCCCGGGGGCTCGGGACACCCTGGCTTTACAGGCAGGGCCACTCTGCTCACGTCCCCCGTGGGCATTATCTCCAGCACGGGTGGCACTGCTCCAGTGGCACCTTGCCATAGCACCTGGCCAGGGGTGGGGTCTGGCTGCCCCGCCGGGGTGGGGACACCGCTGCCATCAGCCCTGGCCTCACGCTCCTGCGCCAGTCCCGGATCTGGCTCCGGGCCCAAGCAAACGGGCGAGATCCACAAACAAGCTCCAACCAGCCCCCGGCGCCTGCAAAGTTCGCGCgtgcagtggggctgggccACGGGatggggatgctcagggtggcacagaggggtCACagtgctgcccaccctgcccggGGACAGCTGCCCCTCGGGTGGGCACAGGCCCAGCGCCTGCTTCCAGCCAGCTGGGCAGGAAGAGGGCAGAACCTGGGCAGCGCCTGGCATGGGCGATAAGGCTCCACACCAGACATCCAGGCAGGATGGGGCTCTGCCACACCGAGGTGACAGGGCGGGTGCTCCAGTGTCACCAGAGCCACTGATGGGTGCCATCCCCGCAGACCCCCCTGCTGTCAGCATGGCGAACCGGGGCCCATCGTATGGGCTGAGCCGGGAGGTGCAGCAGAAGATCGACCGGCAGTACGACCCTGAGCTGGAGCAGGTGCTGGTGCGCTGGATCCTGGCGCAGTGCGGCGGCGACGGCGGCAGCGCGGTGGCACAGCCGGCGCCCGGCAGGGATGGCTTCCAGCAGTGGCTGAAAGATGGCACGGTGAGTAGCCCTGGGGCCAGCCAGGATGGGGGCTGCACACCTgcccctaaccctaaccctgtccctgcctgcaggtgcTGTGCCGGCTCATCAACAGCCTCCACCCGCGGGGGCAGGCGCCCGTGGCCAAAATCCAGGCGTCGGCCATGGCCTTCAAGCAGATGGAGCAGATCTCACAGTTCCTGCAGGCGGCCGAGCGCTACGGCATCGCAGCCACCGACATCTTCCAGACCGTGGATCTCTGGGAAGGTGAGTGACCCGGAGGCTGTGGGGTGGAACGGGATGGAGACGGAGCTGAGCCTGCTGTGGGTCTTCCAGGAAAGAACATGGCGTGCGTGCAGAGGACCCTGATGAAcctgggcagcctggctgtggccaAGGGTGACGGGCTCTTCGTGGGAGACCCCAACTGGTTCCCCAAGTAGGTGGGGGtgctggagagggaggaggCGGGGCTGTGGGGTCCCTTGGGGATGCTGACAccccctgtgcctgcaggaagTCGCAGGAGAACCGGCGCGTCTTCTCCGAGGACAAGCTGAAGGAGGGGCAGAGCGTCATCGGGCTGCAGATGGGCACCAACCGGGGCGCCTCGCAGGCTGGCATGACGGGCTACGGGATGCCCCGCCAGATCCTCTGAGCCCCTCCGGACCCCCCAGGCCTCTGCCTGCCAGGGGCCCCCCCAAACTGCCTTAACCCCTTGCCGTGGACCAGCCGGGTGCCCCCCGGCCCGGGCAGCTGCCCCCTCGCCACTTTTGTCAGGACCAAagtcattttttattattattatttggcTGGGTGGGGGcggtgctgctgtgcccacccCACCGCCCCACAGTGCCttgggggctgctggagggCCCCCCCAGCGTGTTGGGGAGCAACCCCTGTGCCCCAATAAATGGATCCTCTTCTTTCCGGGCCTGAATAGTCgtgatttggggctggggggagggcAGCGGGCTCCTTGCAAGGGGGGACCCCGGTCTGGGGGTGCAGGGACCCCACGGCCATGTGGAGGGGCGGGGCCATGGCCAAGGGGCGTGGCTTGGGGCGGGGTCAGGGGGACTGGGTGGGGCAAGAGCAAAGGGGATGAACGGACGGGGCAATGAGGGAGGGTTTTGttgctgctgcgggaggacggggccagcgctccaaaggccagagcagagcgctggcgaatgggaggcgaggaaggcttgggctaaggatggattgcaaccgggctgcctgtaagtgcgcagagagacctttgtcgtccacgctgccaaaaggagcacctggcacaccctataggtgtgccttgtgttgcacgtgttttcatttcctgtttgtgtcatcccaaaaagcagggacggagcaaatgggactggttcccactgttgctgtgtgaaggctttttacgGGCTGCTGcattgatgtcatcttttttttttcaccccaagcttggtttttttgttgttggatttttttttttttcccctgtgggatttgttggatttttttgttttgatttgttttggtttttttggttggatttttaaataatatttttatgttataGAAGTAGAATTGCAAGTTATATTTTTAAGGTTTACAATGGTTTTTATGGGTCGTAGCATGAAGGAGAGGGTAGCTTTTTAATTGGATTGTGGTGGCTTCTATAAGTGTGAGTACgtagggtttgttttgttgggctTGAGGTAGTGTCCTGTAGTTAATTAGTGaagtttttataattttgataATTGTATCGTTGTTTATTATATTATAGGGGTtttattaatttgctttatttgaTTGTCGTGTATGTTTTATTGTTGCGGATAATTTGGGAGATATTGTTTATGGTTGCATTTATCTTTTGGCTTGGTGTTTATTTCTAGGTGGTATTTTCGTTTTGATGGTTTGAGGCGTTACGGGTTCATGGAGttaggaataattttttaattgttcttaataaaaggtgtttttttttgtagctttaTGTATTAGGTGGTTCTTTTTTATTCGTTTTGTTTTTGGGAACATGGGTGTTTatatggtggggttttttaggtagttattttatttgggtggtgattttttgtttcttagtggtttagatttttttatatgggtaattggtttggtgttttttagtttattttatagAGTATTGGGTTCTCTTTATGAGTTAGTGTAGAGGTAgagttttggttgtttgtttgtttttttttttttagtaacgtTCAGGATCTGTTGTAGGGTTTGGAGTTTAGTAAgttagttggatttttttttttagtgtttttttgtGATTTGCTGTGTGAGTTtctatagttttttttttttaatttttgtttcatttttgtgatgtgataagaattgttagtgaaaagagtgtagtgtggggtttttttgctggtgGTTGGCTGGTGGAGCCATTCTAATATTTTTGGACGGTATGGGTGGGAATTTGGTGCTGTTTGTATTGGCATTTTAGTTTTAGATATTggattttaaatgcaaaattataactataatgtaagaaaacaaatacagaaatataaaactgGGAATATAAAACTTCCATTTCAAATATaaagagaaatagaaacatGAGAAATAGAACATGtaacataaataatattatCTATTTCCATAAGCTATTATAATGTTTGATATGGAGTGTTTTATATGATTATATAAGTACATATAAATGTAGATGATAAATATAAACCAAATCCAtataaaatatcaatatagaaatgtataattaatatatgtagatagatagatagataaaatacaaaaaaaaaaccaacgaAATCAtagaaatcgatacaatacgTCGTGGATATTACACCatatatgtcttattatacaCACATTACATgtcatatatttatatatctaaatatagtacatcaatatactgtaatataatatgtaAGAAcctataaatgtaaatatcaaaagcataaatatagaaatattcaaatataatttaaaataaagggttttttaaaattttctatttgatagtaggcagg includes the following:
- the LOC128820616 gene encoding transgelin-2-like isoform X6 yields the protein MANRGPSYGLSREVQQKIDRQYDPELEQVLVRWILAQCGGDGGSAVAQPAPGRDGFQQWLKDGTVLCRLINSLHPRGQAPVAKIQASAMAFKQMEQISQFLQAAERYGIAATDIFQTVDLWEGKNMACVQRTLMNLGSLAVAKGDGLFVGDPNWFPKKSQENRRVFSEDKLKEGQSVIGLQMGTNRGASQAGMTGYGMPRQIL